The region CCCTGAGCCTACTGGCCTGTGGGATGAGCCAGCATTTAGCAATTTCCCATGCACGACAGGCTGCTCATGGGATGTGGTGTTGAGGACAAGTCACAAGTGGGAAATCCCTGCTGACATGCAGTGTTCATGCAACCTCTAATGTCTGTGGCTTCTCTCACATCCCCAGAATGAAGTGACCTACAGCACTCTGGTCTTCCAGCGGGGCAGGACACCACTGCCTGTGTGATGAGGAAGCTCCAAATGGAATAAAAACGATCCCACTTTCTGGACATCAAAAGCCACGAGGATGTTACACCGAGGGAATGCCCTGGGAATGCCCCCATGCCCTCTGTAACACAGCTCTTTTTGTAGTTACAACAGGAAATTGTCTCCTGTTCAAACTGGCTGCCAACGGCTGTGGGCAAATGGAGAGTTTCGGTACAGGATTTCCTCATCTGTAGAAATCTCCCTGCCTTGTAAAGTTTCCGTTTGTGAGAACCACCAGAGAGACatgagaaatgaaaatgtttctctGCATCTATCCATATCTGTGCCCTCGTGTTTCCCTTTTCTGTCACCAACTCcaacattttctggttttttttttttttttgattgccAAGTGTTCTGCTTAGTTATTTTCTGTTATTGAAGTGATGATCATGAAACGTTTGGATGCAAATCTGTGCTTCCTGGTTGGCTCCCATGAAGGAAACGCACAATCAGAGAGTGACAACCAAAATCGCCGGGAATGTTCGTGCAGGTGTTTTCCCCACGGTGTTCTAAGTGCGGTGTGAAAATCGTTCCCTgtgcatgggcagggatggcattcctgggctggcagtgtcagagcagggctggaggtgccacctgatggcagcagcagcctgggctggggctgccggGGTGCCCtgcgctgccccagccccgcacACCCAGCAGGGCTCCTGCTCCGTTATTTgaagatggagaaagaaaagagccTGGCCTTTAACAACCTCTTTTCAGTCTGACCCATGTTCCCTAACcgtgggcagtgccagctgtggtgtAACTATTGCTGCCACTTCTGAGCCATCCCAGGCAGGACATCGACTGGAACTGAGCAGGGTTTTTTGGTCATGGGAGGACTCAGCAGGCAGAATTAATATAAAATCCATCTACTGTTTATTATTACTCATGAAAACATGACAACACTGGCTGAAGCACAAGCTGGTCAGACTCAAGTTTAGTCTGAATGGACAGACAAGAATGGTCAGTGAGCTTGTGAGCTGCTGGATTATGAACAGCAAAGAACACATCCTGTCTTTCAATCAATTCATCCAATCCTTgtgttaaaaaacccaaaacccccaatGGGAAAAAGTTTCCATCTTCTGTGTTTAGAAATTATATTATATAGAGGCATACATTCACATGGAGCTTTAGAGCAGCCTCAGACCCACCGGTTGCTGCATTTCCCAGGAGTTTCTTGGCAAAGCCAGGTGCTTTATCAATGCTCTGGTGCTCAGTGGCTGCTTCAGCCTCTGTTTATGACTCTGGGTCTGTTGTTTGCTCTGCAAGAGCTGGCTCTGGTTTTTTGCACAGGATGTAGGTCCTTAAAATGAAAAGGTATGTGGTTCTGAACTTCTTTATCTTGTAGGCATAGACAATGGGGTTCATGACTGAGTTGGCATGGGATAAGAGGATCGCCAAGTAAACCAAATATGGGGGGATATGAGAGTCAGGATGAAAATAGAAAACACAGTTTATAGtgcacagaggcagccaggagaTTGCAAACAGGAGGAGGACAAGGGCAAGAGACTTGGCTGTCCTGAACTCGTGGCCATAGaaagccccagcccctctgacTCCTTGGCTGAGCTTGGTGCGGATGATGTGGAAGATCTCGGCATACAGAGCACACATGATGAGCAGGGGCACGAGGGTCCACAGGAAGAAGCAGAAATACACCATGTAATCCATCCTCATCACGGAGATGAACCTGCAGCGGAGGAagctggagctcctggggcCTGCCTTGTTCCAGCCAAACATGGGGAccagccctcccagcagggacaggcaccagcacagccccagggcccaccAAACTCTCCTCTCTGTGGTGATTGTTTTATATCTGTAGGGGAAGAAATCCCAGGTCATGTTAAAGAGAAGCATTTCAAGGTAGTTAAGGCTGAGCTCACCTGTTCAGGTACTGCAGGAACCCAAATTTTACCTTGACACAAGCCCCACCTCCTCATTTGAAGCAGTTGACTTTGCAGCATCAGCAGGAACTGTACTTAAGTTCCCTTGTTTAAAATTGGATGTTTAacctattttatttcttgtttcattATGATCCTAGTTCTCCTCTTGCCAGGATATTGCTTTGCTGCGCTTGGAAGTCCAATCTCATTTCTTGGCTTCCTTGGGTGTACCTTCCTCTTTTTATTTGGCTTATGCCATTTGTAGGGAAAATTAATTCTACAGCTCCACAGGTCCTTTGCCATTATAAAACATGACTTCTTGGATGCTTGAGGTTATGCTTTGCTTTTCTAGCTTGTGtacttttcatttaaatgtaAACAGTGGGTGAGACCAATTAACGCTGAGTTAACTGTTAATAAGTTTGTTACCACTTTTGTATTTTCAGCAAATActaaaaggaattttatttaaaagataaGCCTCAGaagcctaaaaaaaaaaccctataacaCACTCAGCATCCTGTGCAATTACCAAAAGTGCTGAAAATATAACACTCTGCCCACAGATGCATCCTGTGACCGCACTCTGATCGGGGATAACAGAGCTGAGATGGTTATCCAGCTCATGAGAAACTGCTCCttgagcacccccagctctctggAAAGCCCATCCCAGGTGGGCTCTGAGGCACAAGCATCCATTTCACAGCAATGGGAGGTTGGGAAGGAGGGCGGAGCATCCAGggtggggcagcctcacctggTGGGCAGCTTGACGCGCAGGTACCTGTCGATGGCGatggccagcagggacaggatggaGGCGTTGCTGAACACCAGCATCAGGCAGCACATGAAGAGGCAGCCGTAGGTGGGCATGGCCGTGCCCAGGCTCACCACGATGGCCAGGGGCATCACCAGCAGCCCCATGGCGGCGTCGGCCAGCGCCAGGGAGGCGATGAAATAGAGCGTGGTGTTGTGGAAAGCCGCGTTCAGCCGCACTGCCCAGATCACCAGGGCGTTGCCCAGCgtggcactcagggccagcAGGCACTCGGTGCCGATGTAGATCCCgtccaggctgctcagggccaggctgctgtTGGGCATCCCGGGCTCCGCGGCTGCAGCACCGTGACAGCATCGACGGCCACGCTGGGATCCTGGGGCTGCGCTCGCCCGTTCCGGGGCTCTGACAGACACCCACACCTCTGTGCTATCTCATGACCTCAGCACTCGGGCAGCAAATCAGATATCTGCTGCTAtctcagcaccaggagctgttCCCCTCTCTGCAGACCCCTCTGGAGCTCACTGCATCCCTCCAGCAGCCTCGAGCCAGCACGGTGCCTTGGGAAGCCCTGTGGAAGGGAGAACTGTCCTCCCACAGTCCTTACCAGCAACTTATAAAGAAATCGTTCCGCAGGTTCCTCTTTCAAGCCCCTTTGGAGGTGCAAAAGTGGCAACAGCAGTTGGCTGCAAAGAGGCCGCTTATCAGTGCAGCTTCATCTCGCTGTCACTGTCACGCTGCTCGGGCACTTATCAGTGCAGGGAATCTGTCCCTCACTGTCACTCTGAGGCAGCTCGGGGATGCAGTGACTGTCCCTCACTGTCACTCTGAGGCAGCTCAGCTGCGGGGTGGTGAAGGGGCTGCATTTGAAAACCAAAGGATGAAGGTAAGGACCAGGAGAAGTCACTCTGCTGCTACCAACATGGGGAAAACAGACTTGACCCGGGGAAAAATTAATTCCCAATcaaatcagagcaggaaaacGAGAAAGGAAGGCAAGTTGCTGAGGCAGAgggcaggtgctggagcagaggctcctccctggcctggctggacaGGGCAGCCGGAGCTGGAGccagaggatggagcagcccctgcccaggggctcacggatctgctcctgcagctcggATTtaacagctctgcctctgccc is a window of Melospiza georgiana isolate bMelGeo1 chromosome 23, bMelGeo1.pri, whole genome shotgun sequence DNA encoding:
- the ADORA3 gene encoding adenosine receptor A3, which translates into the protein MPNSSLALSSLDGIYIGTECLLALSATLGNALVIWAVRLNAAFHNTTLYFIASLALADAAMGLLVMPLAIVVSLGTAMPTYGCLFMCCLMLVFSNASILSLLAIAIDRYLRVKLPTRYKTITTERRVWWALGLCWCLSLLGGLVPMFGWNKAGPRSSSFLRCRFISVMRMDYMVYFCFFLWTLVPLLIMCALYAEIFHIIRTKLSQGVRGAGAFYGHEFRTAKSLALVLLLFAISWLPLCTINCVFYFHPDSHIPPYLVYLAILLSHANSVMNPIVYAYKIKKFRTTYLFILRTYILCKKPEPALAEQTTDPES